ACCTTCCCAAGAGGCGGACCGACAATGTTAATTAGTACATCTCCTGGGTATGCTTTTGAACGGTTCAATAGACTGTTATGAGTTTTGAAACGGACATAAGTAGGGTTAATTGTAAAGTCGAGCTTCCCTGTTTTTGTGAGATTATACACCTTTATGAACGGGACTTCGCCTTGGTCTGCAAACAGTTCGTTTTTATCAGGAGTACTTCCCTTGGTAATGAATGTACATATCTGTTCCGCTGTAGCCCAAACCCAACCCTCCGGCAACTCCGGTAGCTCCGAGGTATCAACTGCTGCAGGCTCCTCATACTTGCTTTTCCAGGCACCATCCAGCGGAAGCTGCCCGCCTCGCTTGGCCTGTTGGGCCGCTTCCCACTGCGCCTGCCGCTCTGCCCGGATGCGGGCCAGCAGCGCCGCCCCGCTTTCCTCGGGGCCGGGTGGGCCGTGCGCCAGGCGCTGGTCAGTGCCCCCGTCACGGCCGCGTGTAGCACCGACTGCCGGTAGCGTTTCAGCAGCTTTTGGCTCTGTCGCACCGCCGCCACGCCCGCATCGAGCCGGCTAAATAGCTCCTCCAGCTTCGCCACAATGCGCTTCTGCTCAGGGAGGGGTGGAACCGGAAATGCAGTATCCTCGAAGTTGCCCTTCGTGATATGCTGCATTCCACTACCCTGCGTCTTACTTTTTAACTCGCCAATAAAATTGAGTGTTCCATAGTATAGAAACAGCTTATCAATCTTAGGGACTACTTTGA
The Hymenobacter sp. DG25B genome window above contains:
- a CDS encoding restriction endonuclease subunit S encodes the protein MQEEQELPKGWVLATFKDVGTYINGRAFKPTEWEETGRPILRIQNLTKSTTTINRYPREIEEKYIVRPGELLISWSATLGAFIYNEEEAVLNQHIFKVVPKIDKLFLYYGTLNFIGELKSKTQGSGMQHITKGNFEDTAFPVPPLPEQKRIVAKLEELFSRLDAGVAAVRQSQKLLKRYRQSVLHAAVTGALTSAWRTAHPAPRKAGRRCWPASGQSGRRSGKRPNRPSEAGSFRWMVPGKASMRSLQQLIPRSYRSCRRVGFGLQRNRYVHSLPREVLLIKTNCLQTKAKSRS